Proteins encoded in a region of the Procambarus clarkii isolate CNS0578487 chromosome 28, FALCON_Pclarkii_2.0, whole genome shotgun sequence genome:
- the LOC123755025 gene encoding monocarboxylate transporter 12 isoform X7, with amino-acid sequence MQRRHSSKVRTVSFSESELESRDDGQHGGQYMYDEDDASITSLPAELPPPPDGGWGWMIVFVSFLCNAIVDGVAYSFSPFLDTISKQFDAPKGKVAWIPSLLAGVYLSAGPIVSALSNRYGCRAVCMVGGVIASFAYFLTIFANSVEYLMLFQGVIGGLGFGLIYLPAVVCVGYYFESKRALATGIAVCGSGIGTMIFPPLLTYLISVYSWQGTHLLIAGLILNCCCFGALMRPLEVPRMTKKDLMQRLAEEKRAQLEAGSFCGSSYITYTHPDGTVERHPRRAMNPDPGVHSHLNLSGYLTPVPTSLALPTIQETQGNTPPDQDSPLAASEKENTPTSPNPANLEHPEGGDEKQSLVQGADGSGVTHVLPSRVGAVPAPTKMPRNCSQPVMALGSSGLIPKNGSVPNFERRFSKVEYASHMKVVPATPKASSTNLRALGSQEIRRMSGGYGRVNSNNSFIDPEVAGLRQRRASSKSMMLRPMSRQDIFYSGSIANLREFKSQASMLSYRESALNLQGTGASRVVLDALDGPEEEVGSCSCLPESIRGTLGQMMDFSLMKNPIFLLIGVANLFGMLGFYTPFVYLPAAAIEKGIEPEYATFLISIIGITNTVGRVLSGFIADLPWVSPLWINNICIILSGVCVFLTPFASSYGSFVALSLFFGFFVSPFIALTSIIIVDLLSLRQLTNAFGLLCIFRGVAGILGPPVSGSIYDATKSYDISFYSAGGLLFVCAALHCVVPLVQRCYENDMPVRYTTNEEYLAAVPEEGESEAGVSPDTGEGVGIILDIKPKDSTIIHQESGENKIMLDATQNEKEKENVSSL; translated from the exons ATGCAGCGAAGACACTCGTCCAAGGTCCGCACCGTCTCCTTCAGCGAG AGTGAGTTGGAGAGTCGTGATGATGGTCAGCATGGGGGGCAGTACATGTATGATGAGGACGATGCCTCCATCACCTCGCTACCAGCAGAACTGCCGCCCCCTCCTGACGGTGGCTGGGGCTGGATGATTGTCTTCGTCTCCTTCTTGTGTAATGCCATCGTGGACGGCGTCGCCTACTCCTTCAGTCCCTTCCTCGACACCATATCTAAACAGTTCGATGCACCCAAGGGAAAGGTGGCTTGGATTCCATCCCTTTTGGCAGGGGTTTACCTTAGTGCTG GTCCTATTGTGTCAGCACTATCAAACAGATATGGGTGccgtgctgtgtgtatggtgggcGGTGTCATTGCGTCTTTTGCATATTTTCTCACCATCTTTGCAAATTCTGTTGAATATTTAATGCTTTTCCAAGGAGTCATAGGAG gACTTGGGTTTGGTCTTATCTACCTTCCTGCAGTCGTGTGTGTGGGCTACTACTTTGAGTCGAAGCGTGCCCTGGCAACAGGAATTGCCGTGTGCGGCTCAGGGATCGGTACCATGATCTTCCCCCCACTCCTCACATACCTCATTTCTGTCTACTCTTGGCAAGGAACTCATTTGCTCATTGCTGGACTAATTCTTAATTGCTGT TGCTTTGGTGCTCTTATGAGACCTCTAGAGGTCCCAAGGATGACGAAGAAAGATCTCATGCAAAGGCTGGCTGAGGAAAAGCGAGCACAATTAGAGGCTGGATCATTTTGCGGCTCCTCGTACATCACCTACACTCACCCCGATGGCACCGTGGAGAGACATCCTAGG aGAGCCATGAATCCAGACCCTGGAGTACATTCACATCTTAACCTTTCTGGATACCTTACTCCTGTACCAACAAGCCTAGCACTGCCTACCATTCAGGAGACACAAGGCAACACTCCACCTGATCAAGACTCTCCCCTAGCTGCATCGGAGAAGGAGAATACCCCCACATCTCCTAATCCTGCTAACCTTGAACATCCAGAGG GTGGAGATGAAAAGCAAAGTTTAGTGCAAGGAGCAGATGGTAGCGGTGTAACACATGTCTTACCATCTCGTGTTGGTGCGGTTCCTGCACCCACCAAGATGCCGCGCAACTGCTCCCAACCTGTTATGGCACTTGGCTCTTCTGGTTTAATTCCAAAAAATGGATCCGTCCCTAACTTTGAAAGAAGATTCTCTAAAGTTGAGTATGCAAGCCATATGAAG GTGGTCCCTGCTACTCCTAAGGCTTCTTCAACCAATTTACGTGCCCTGGGTTCTCAAGAGATACGTCGCATGTCTGGTGGTTATGGCCGTGTAAATTCTAATAATTCATTTATTGATCCTGAAGTTGCTGGGCTTCGCCAAAGACGTGCTTCATCA AAATCCATGATGCTTCGCCCAATGTCACGTCAAGATATATTTTATTCAGGCAGCATCGCCAATTTACGAGAGTTCAAGTCACAGGCATCAATGCTGTCATACCGCGAGTCTGCTCTGAACCTACAGGGCACTGGTGCTTCCAGAGTAGTTCTTGATGCTCTTGATGGACCAGAAGAGGAAGTAG GGAGCTGTAGCTGCCTGCCAGAATCAATAAGGGGAACTCTTGGCCAAATGATGGACTTCTCACTTATGAAGAACCCAATCTTCCTCTTAATTGGTGTGGCTAATCTCTTCGGCATGCTGGGTTTCTATACACCATTTGTCTATCTGCCTGCTGCAGCTATTGAGAAG GGTATTGAACCAGAGTATGCAACATTTTTGATCTCCATTATTGGCATCACCAACACTGTTGGCCGGGTCCTTTCAGGATTTATTGCTGACTTGCCGTGGGTCAGCCCCCTATGGATCAACAACATATGCATTATACTTTCTGGTGTGTGCGTCTTTCTCACACCTTTTGCCAGTTCCTACGGGTCATTCGTTGCACTCTCATTATTCTTTGGATTCTTTGTGT CTCCGTTCATCGCCCTCACCTCCATCATCATTGTGGACCTGCTGAGTCTCAGACAGCTCACCAATGCCTTTGGTCTTCTGTGTATCTTCCGTGGCGTGGCTGGGATCTTGGGCCCACCAGTGTCAG GAAGTATATATGATGCCACAAAGAGCTATGATATCTCCTTCTACTCGGCGGGTGGActgttatttgtgtgtgcagcTCTCCACTGTGTTGTCCCACTTGTCCAACGATGCTATGAAAATGATATGCCG GTACGGTACACGACAAATGAAGAATATCTAGCAGCTGTGCCTGAAGAAGGCGAGAGTGAAGCTGGTGTATCTCCAGATACAGGCGAGGGTGTTGGCATCATCTTAGACATCAAACCTAAAGATTCTACAATTATACACCAAGAATCTGGAGAAAATAAAATTATGCTTGATGCAACTCAAaatgaaaaagagaaagagaatgtCTCATCTCTGTGA
- the LOC123755025 gene encoding monocarboxylate transporter 14 isoform X5, translated as MDQPSHSSQTNMSELESRDDGQHGGQYMYDEDDASITSLPAELPPPPDGGWGWMIVFVSFLCNAIVDGVAYSFSPFLDTISKQFDAPKGKVAWIPSLLAGVYLSAGPIVSALSNRYGCRAVCMVGGVIASFAYFLTIFANSVEYLMLFQGVIGGLGFGLIYLPAVVCVGYYFESKRALATGIAVCGSGIGTMIFPPLLTYLISVYSWQGTHLLIAGLILNCCCFGALMRPLEVPRMTKKDLMQRLAEEKRAQLEAGSFCGSSYITYTHPDGTVERHPRRAMNPDPGVHSHLNLSGYLTPVPTSLALPTIQETQGNTPPDQDSPLAASEKENTPTSPNPANLEHPEGGDEKQSLVQGADGSGVTHVLPSRVGAVPAPTKMPRNCSQPVMALGSSGLIPKNGSVPNFERRFSKVEYASHMKVVPATPKASSTNLRALGSQEIRRMSGGYGRVNSNNSFIDPEVAGLRQRRASSKSMMLRPMSRQDIFYSGSIANLREFKSQASMLSYRESALNLQGTGASRVVLDALDGPEEEVGSCSCLPESIRGTLGQMMDFSLMKNPIFLLIGVANLFGMLGFYTPFVYLPAAAIEKGIEPEYATFLISIIGITNTVGRVLSGFIADLPWVSPLWINNICIILSGVCVFLTPFASSYGSFVALSLFFGFFVSPFIALTSIIIVDLLSLRQLTNAFGLLCIFRGVAGILGPPVSAAYISLSSIILVQLLGLAHLTNAFGLLILFRGSASMVGAPISGSIYDATKSYDISFYSAGGLLFVCAALHCVVPLVQRCYENDMPVRYTTNEEYLAAVPEEGESEAGVSPDTGEGVGIILDIKPKDSTIIHQESGENKIMLDATQNEKEKENVSSL; from the exons AGTGAGTTGGAGAGTCGTGATGATGGTCAGCATGGGGGGCAGTACATGTATGATGAGGACGATGCCTCCATCACCTCGCTACCAGCAGAACTGCCGCCCCCTCCTGACGGTGGCTGGGGCTGGATGATTGTCTTCGTCTCCTTCTTGTGTAATGCCATCGTGGACGGCGTCGCCTACTCCTTCAGTCCCTTCCTCGACACCATATCTAAACAGTTCGATGCACCCAAGGGAAAGGTGGCTTGGATTCCATCCCTTTTGGCAGGGGTTTACCTTAGTGCTG GTCCTATTGTGTCAGCACTATCAAACAGATATGGGTGccgtgctgtgtgtatggtgggcGGTGTCATTGCGTCTTTTGCATATTTTCTCACCATCTTTGCAAATTCTGTTGAATATTTAATGCTTTTCCAAGGAGTCATAGGAG gACTTGGGTTTGGTCTTATCTACCTTCCTGCAGTCGTGTGTGTGGGCTACTACTTTGAGTCGAAGCGTGCCCTGGCAACAGGAATTGCCGTGTGCGGCTCAGGGATCGGTACCATGATCTTCCCCCCACTCCTCACATACCTCATTTCTGTCTACTCTTGGCAAGGAACTCATTTGCTCATTGCTGGACTAATTCTTAATTGCTGT TGCTTTGGTGCTCTTATGAGACCTCTAGAGGTCCCAAGGATGACGAAGAAAGATCTCATGCAAAGGCTGGCTGAGGAAAAGCGAGCACAATTAGAGGCTGGATCATTTTGCGGCTCCTCGTACATCACCTACACTCACCCCGATGGCACCGTGGAGAGACATCCTAGG aGAGCCATGAATCCAGACCCTGGAGTACATTCACATCTTAACCTTTCTGGATACCTTACTCCTGTACCAACAAGCCTAGCACTGCCTACCATTCAGGAGACACAAGGCAACACTCCACCTGATCAAGACTCTCCCCTAGCTGCATCGGAGAAGGAGAATACCCCCACATCTCCTAATCCTGCTAACCTTGAACATCCAGAGG GTGGAGATGAAAAGCAAAGTTTAGTGCAAGGAGCAGATGGTAGCGGTGTAACACATGTCTTACCATCTCGTGTTGGTGCGGTTCCTGCACCCACCAAGATGCCGCGCAACTGCTCCCAACCTGTTATGGCACTTGGCTCTTCTGGTTTAATTCCAAAAAATGGATCCGTCCCTAACTTTGAAAGAAGATTCTCTAAAGTTGAGTATGCAAGCCATATGAAG GTGGTCCCTGCTACTCCTAAGGCTTCTTCAACCAATTTACGTGCCCTGGGTTCTCAAGAGATACGTCGCATGTCTGGTGGTTATGGCCGTGTAAATTCTAATAATTCATTTATTGATCCTGAAGTTGCTGGGCTTCGCCAAAGACGTGCTTCATCA AAATCCATGATGCTTCGCCCAATGTCACGTCAAGATATATTTTATTCAGGCAGCATCGCCAATTTACGAGAGTTCAAGTCACAGGCATCAATGCTGTCATACCGCGAGTCTGCTCTGAACCTACAGGGCACTGGTGCTTCCAGAGTAGTTCTTGATGCTCTTGATGGACCAGAAGAGGAAGTAG GGAGCTGTAGCTGCCTGCCAGAATCAATAAGGGGAACTCTTGGCCAAATGATGGACTTCTCACTTATGAAGAACCCAATCTTCCTCTTAATTGGTGTGGCTAATCTCTTCGGCATGCTGGGTTTCTATACACCATTTGTCTATCTGCCTGCTGCAGCTATTGAGAAG GGTATTGAACCAGAGTATGCAACATTTTTGATCTCCATTATTGGCATCACCAACACTGTTGGCCGGGTCCTTTCAGGATTTATTGCTGACTTGCCGTGGGTCAGCCCCCTATGGATCAACAACATATGCATTATACTTTCTGGTGTGTGCGTCTTTCTCACACCTTTTGCCAGTTCCTACGGGTCATTCGTTGCACTCTCATTATTCTTTGGATTCTTTGTGT CTCCGTTCATCGCCCTCACCTCCATCATCATTGTGGACCTGCTGAGTCTCAGACAGCTCACCAATGCCTTTGGTCTTCTGTGTATCTTCCGTGGCGTGGCTGGGATCTTGGGCCCACCAGTGTCAG CTGCCTACATCTCCCTCTCATCCATCATCTTGGTACAACTTCTTGGCCTGGCGCATCTCACCAATGCCTTTGGGCTGCTCATCCTCTTCCGTGGTTCTGCTTCCATGGTGGGCGCACCCATCTCTG GAAGTATATATGATGCCACAAAGAGCTATGATATCTCCTTCTACTCGGCGGGTGGActgttatttgtgtgtgcagcTCTCCACTGTGTTGTCCCACTTGTCCAACGATGCTATGAAAATGATATGCCG GTACGGTACACGACAAATGAAGAATATCTAGCAGCTGTGCCTGAAGAAGGCGAGAGTGAAGCTGGTGTATCTCCAGATACAGGCGAGGGTGTTGGCATCATCTTAGACATCAAACCTAAAGATTCTACAATTATACACCAAGAATCTGGAGAAAATAAAATTATGCTTGATGCAACTCAAaatgaaaaagagaaagagaatgtCTCATCTCTGTGA
- the LOC123755025 gene encoding monocarboxylate transporter 12 isoform X6, whose protein sequence is MQRRHSSKVRTVSFSESELESRDDGQHGGQYMYDEDDASITSLPAELPPPPDGGWGWMIVFVSFLCNAIVDGVAYSFSPFLDTISKQFDAPKGKVAWIPSLLAGVYLSAGPIVSALSNRYGCRAVCMVGGVIASFAYFLTIFANSVEYLMLFQGVIGGLGFGLIYLPAVVCVGYYFESKRALATGIAVCGSGIGTMIFPPLLTYLISVYSWQGTHLLIAGLILNCCCFGALMRPLEVPRMTKKDLMQRLAEEKRAQLEAGSFCGSSYITYTHPDGTVERHPRRAMNPDPGVHSHLNLSGYLTPVPTSLALPTIQETQGNTPPDQDSPLAASEKENTPTSPNPANLEHPEGGDEKQSLVQGADGSGVTHVLPSRVGAVPAPTKMPRNCSQPVMALGSSGLIPKNGSVPNFERRFSKVEYASHMKVVPATPKASSTNLRALGSQEIRRMSGGYGRVNSNNSFIDPEVAGLRQRRASSKSMMLRPMSRQDIFYSGSIANLREFKSQASMLSYRESALNLQGTGASRVVLDALDGPEEEVGSCSCLPESIRGTLGQMMDFSLMKNPIFLLIGVANLFGMLGFYTPFVYLPAAAIEKGIEPEYATFLISIIGITNTVGRVLSGFIADLPWVSPLWINNICIILSGVCVFLTPFASSYGSFVALSLFFGFFVSAYISLSSIILVQLLGLAHLTNAFGLLILFRGSASMVGAPISGSIYDATKSYDISFYSAGGLLFVCAALHCVVPLVQRCYENDMPVRYTTNEEYLAAVPEEGESEAGVSPDTGEGVGIILDIKPKDSTIIHQESGENKIMLDATQNEKEKENVSSL, encoded by the exons ATGCAGCGAAGACACTCGTCCAAGGTCCGCACCGTCTCCTTCAGCGAG AGTGAGTTGGAGAGTCGTGATGATGGTCAGCATGGGGGGCAGTACATGTATGATGAGGACGATGCCTCCATCACCTCGCTACCAGCAGAACTGCCGCCCCCTCCTGACGGTGGCTGGGGCTGGATGATTGTCTTCGTCTCCTTCTTGTGTAATGCCATCGTGGACGGCGTCGCCTACTCCTTCAGTCCCTTCCTCGACACCATATCTAAACAGTTCGATGCACCCAAGGGAAAGGTGGCTTGGATTCCATCCCTTTTGGCAGGGGTTTACCTTAGTGCTG GTCCTATTGTGTCAGCACTATCAAACAGATATGGGTGccgtgctgtgtgtatggtgggcGGTGTCATTGCGTCTTTTGCATATTTTCTCACCATCTTTGCAAATTCTGTTGAATATTTAATGCTTTTCCAAGGAGTCATAGGAG gACTTGGGTTTGGTCTTATCTACCTTCCTGCAGTCGTGTGTGTGGGCTACTACTTTGAGTCGAAGCGTGCCCTGGCAACAGGAATTGCCGTGTGCGGCTCAGGGATCGGTACCATGATCTTCCCCCCACTCCTCACATACCTCATTTCTGTCTACTCTTGGCAAGGAACTCATTTGCTCATTGCTGGACTAATTCTTAATTGCTGT TGCTTTGGTGCTCTTATGAGACCTCTAGAGGTCCCAAGGATGACGAAGAAAGATCTCATGCAAAGGCTGGCTGAGGAAAAGCGAGCACAATTAGAGGCTGGATCATTTTGCGGCTCCTCGTACATCACCTACACTCACCCCGATGGCACCGTGGAGAGACATCCTAGG aGAGCCATGAATCCAGACCCTGGAGTACATTCACATCTTAACCTTTCTGGATACCTTACTCCTGTACCAACAAGCCTAGCACTGCCTACCATTCAGGAGACACAAGGCAACACTCCACCTGATCAAGACTCTCCCCTAGCTGCATCGGAGAAGGAGAATACCCCCACATCTCCTAATCCTGCTAACCTTGAACATCCAGAGG GTGGAGATGAAAAGCAAAGTTTAGTGCAAGGAGCAGATGGTAGCGGTGTAACACATGTCTTACCATCTCGTGTTGGTGCGGTTCCTGCACCCACCAAGATGCCGCGCAACTGCTCCCAACCTGTTATGGCACTTGGCTCTTCTGGTTTAATTCCAAAAAATGGATCCGTCCCTAACTTTGAAAGAAGATTCTCTAAAGTTGAGTATGCAAGCCATATGAAG GTGGTCCCTGCTACTCCTAAGGCTTCTTCAACCAATTTACGTGCCCTGGGTTCTCAAGAGATACGTCGCATGTCTGGTGGTTATGGCCGTGTAAATTCTAATAATTCATTTATTGATCCTGAAGTTGCTGGGCTTCGCCAAAGACGTGCTTCATCA AAATCCATGATGCTTCGCCCAATGTCACGTCAAGATATATTTTATTCAGGCAGCATCGCCAATTTACGAGAGTTCAAGTCACAGGCATCAATGCTGTCATACCGCGAGTCTGCTCTGAACCTACAGGGCACTGGTGCTTCCAGAGTAGTTCTTGATGCTCTTGATGGACCAGAAGAGGAAGTAG GGAGCTGTAGCTGCCTGCCAGAATCAATAAGGGGAACTCTTGGCCAAATGATGGACTTCTCACTTATGAAGAACCCAATCTTCCTCTTAATTGGTGTGGCTAATCTCTTCGGCATGCTGGGTTTCTATACACCATTTGTCTATCTGCCTGCTGCAGCTATTGAGAAG GGTATTGAACCAGAGTATGCAACATTTTTGATCTCCATTATTGGCATCACCAACACTGTTGGCCGGGTCCTTTCAGGATTTATTGCTGACTTGCCGTGGGTCAGCCCCCTATGGATCAACAACATATGCATTATACTTTCTGGTGTGTGCGTCTTTCTCACACCTTTTGCCAGTTCCTACGGGTCATTCGTTGCACTCTCATTATTCTTTGGATTCTTTGTGT CTGCCTACATCTCCCTCTCATCCATCATCTTGGTACAACTTCTTGGCCTGGCGCATCTCACCAATGCCTTTGGGCTGCTCATCCTCTTCCGTGGTTCTGCTTCCATGGTGGGCGCACCCATCTCTG GAAGTATATATGATGCCACAAAGAGCTATGATATCTCCTTCTACTCGGCGGGTGGActgttatttgtgtgtgcagcTCTCCACTGTGTTGTCCCACTTGTCCAACGATGCTATGAAAATGATATGCCG GTACGGTACACGACAAATGAAGAATATCTAGCAGCTGTGCCTGAAGAAGGCGAGAGTGAAGCTGGTGTATCTCCAGATACAGGCGAGGGTGTTGGCATCATCTTAGACATCAAACCTAAAGATTCTACAATTATACACCAAGAATCTGGAGAAAATAAAATTATGCTTGATGCAACTCAAaatgaaaaagagaaagagaatgtCTCATCTCTGTGA
- the LOC123755025 gene encoding monocarboxylate transporter 14 isoform X4, giving the protein MQRRHSSKVRTVSFSESELESRDDGQHGGQYMYDEDDASITSLPAELPPPPDGGWGWMIVFVSFLCNAIVDGVAYSFSPFLDTISKQFDAPKGKVAWIPSLLAGVYLSAGPIVSALSNRYGCRAVCMVGGVIASFAYFLTIFANSVEYLMLFQGVIGGLGFGLIYLPAVVCVGYYFESKRALATGIAVCGSGIGTMIFPPLLTYLISVYSWQGTHLLIAGLILNCCCFGALMRPLEVPRMTKKDLMQRLAEEKRAQLEAGSFCGSSYITYTHPDGTVERHPRRAMNPDPGVHSHLNLSGYLTPVPTSLALPTIQETQGNTPPDQDSPLAASEKENTPTSPNPANLEHPEGGDEKQSLVQGADGSGVTHVLPSRVGAVPAPTKMPRNCSQPVMALGSSGLIPKNGSVPNFERRFSKVEYASHMKVVPATPKASSTNLRALGSQEIRRMSGGYGRVNSNNSFIDPEVAGLRQRRASSKSMMLRPMSRQDIFYSGSIANLREFKSQASMLSYRESALNLQGTGASRVVLDALDGPEEEVGSCSCLPESIRGTLGQMMDFSLMKNPIFLLIGVANLFGMLGFYTPFVYLPAAAIEKGIEPEYATFLISIIGITNTVGRVLSGFIADLPWVSPLWINNICIILSGVCVFLTPFASSYGSFVALSLFFGFFVSPFIALTSIIIVDLLSLRQLTNAFGLLCIFRGVAGILGPPVSAAYISLSSIILVQLLGLAHLTNAFGLLILFRGSASMVGAPISGSIYDATKSYDISFYSAGGLLFVCAALHCVVPLVQRCYENDMPVRYTTNEEYLAAVPEEGESEAGVSPDTGEGVGIILDIKPKDSTIIHQESGENKIMLDATQNEKEKENVSSL; this is encoded by the exons ATGCAGCGAAGACACTCGTCCAAGGTCCGCACCGTCTCCTTCAGCGAG AGTGAGTTGGAGAGTCGTGATGATGGTCAGCATGGGGGGCAGTACATGTATGATGAGGACGATGCCTCCATCACCTCGCTACCAGCAGAACTGCCGCCCCCTCCTGACGGTGGCTGGGGCTGGATGATTGTCTTCGTCTCCTTCTTGTGTAATGCCATCGTGGACGGCGTCGCCTACTCCTTCAGTCCCTTCCTCGACACCATATCTAAACAGTTCGATGCACCCAAGGGAAAGGTGGCTTGGATTCCATCCCTTTTGGCAGGGGTTTACCTTAGTGCTG GTCCTATTGTGTCAGCACTATCAAACAGATATGGGTGccgtgctgtgtgtatggtgggcGGTGTCATTGCGTCTTTTGCATATTTTCTCACCATCTTTGCAAATTCTGTTGAATATTTAATGCTTTTCCAAGGAGTCATAGGAG gACTTGGGTTTGGTCTTATCTACCTTCCTGCAGTCGTGTGTGTGGGCTACTACTTTGAGTCGAAGCGTGCCCTGGCAACAGGAATTGCCGTGTGCGGCTCAGGGATCGGTACCATGATCTTCCCCCCACTCCTCACATACCTCATTTCTGTCTACTCTTGGCAAGGAACTCATTTGCTCATTGCTGGACTAATTCTTAATTGCTGT TGCTTTGGTGCTCTTATGAGACCTCTAGAGGTCCCAAGGATGACGAAGAAAGATCTCATGCAAAGGCTGGCTGAGGAAAAGCGAGCACAATTAGAGGCTGGATCATTTTGCGGCTCCTCGTACATCACCTACACTCACCCCGATGGCACCGTGGAGAGACATCCTAGG aGAGCCATGAATCCAGACCCTGGAGTACATTCACATCTTAACCTTTCTGGATACCTTACTCCTGTACCAACAAGCCTAGCACTGCCTACCATTCAGGAGACACAAGGCAACACTCCACCTGATCAAGACTCTCCCCTAGCTGCATCGGAGAAGGAGAATACCCCCACATCTCCTAATCCTGCTAACCTTGAACATCCAGAGG GTGGAGATGAAAAGCAAAGTTTAGTGCAAGGAGCAGATGGTAGCGGTGTAACACATGTCTTACCATCTCGTGTTGGTGCGGTTCCTGCACCCACCAAGATGCCGCGCAACTGCTCCCAACCTGTTATGGCACTTGGCTCTTCTGGTTTAATTCCAAAAAATGGATCCGTCCCTAACTTTGAAAGAAGATTCTCTAAAGTTGAGTATGCAAGCCATATGAAG GTGGTCCCTGCTACTCCTAAGGCTTCTTCAACCAATTTACGTGCCCTGGGTTCTCAAGAGATACGTCGCATGTCTGGTGGTTATGGCCGTGTAAATTCTAATAATTCATTTATTGATCCTGAAGTTGCTGGGCTTCGCCAAAGACGTGCTTCATCA AAATCCATGATGCTTCGCCCAATGTCACGTCAAGATATATTTTATTCAGGCAGCATCGCCAATTTACGAGAGTTCAAGTCACAGGCATCAATGCTGTCATACCGCGAGTCTGCTCTGAACCTACAGGGCACTGGTGCTTCCAGAGTAGTTCTTGATGCTCTTGATGGACCAGAAGAGGAAGTAG GGAGCTGTAGCTGCCTGCCAGAATCAATAAGGGGAACTCTTGGCCAAATGATGGACTTCTCACTTATGAAGAACCCAATCTTCCTCTTAATTGGTGTGGCTAATCTCTTCGGCATGCTGGGTTTCTATACACCATTTGTCTATCTGCCTGCTGCAGCTATTGAGAAG GGTATTGAACCAGAGTATGCAACATTTTTGATCTCCATTATTGGCATCACCAACACTGTTGGCCGGGTCCTTTCAGGATTTATTGCTGACTTGCCGTGGGTCAGCCCCCTATGGATCAACAACATATGCATTATACTTTCTGGTGTGTGCGTCTTTCTCACACCTTTTGCCAGTTCCTACGGGTCATTCGTTGCACTCTCATTATTCTTTGGATTCTTTGTGT CTCCGTTCATCGCCCTCACCTCCATCATCATTGTGGACCTGCTGAGTCTCAGACAGCTCACCAATGCCTTTGGTCTTCTGTGTATCTTCCGTGGCGTGGCTGGGATCTTGGGCCCACCAGTGTCAG CTGCCTACATCTCCCTCTCATCCATCATCTTGGTACAACTTCTTGGCCTGGCGCATCTCACCAATGCCTTTGGGCTGCTCATCCTCTTCCGTGGTTCTGCTTCCATGGTGGGCGCACCCATCTCTG GAAGTATATATGATGCCACAAAGAGCTATGATATCTCCTTCTACTCGGCGGGTGGActgttatttgtgtgtgcagcTCTCCACTGTGTTGTCCCACTTGTCCAACGATGCTATGAAAATGATATGCCG GTACGGTACACGACAAATGAAGAATATCTAGCAGCTGTGCCTGAAGAAGGCGAGAGTGAAGCTGGTGTATCTCCAGATACAGGCGAGGGTGTTGGCATCATCTTAGACATCAAACCTAAAGATTCTACAATTATACACCAAGAATCTGGAGAAAATAAAATTATGCTTGATGCAACTCAAaatgaaaaagagaaagagaatgtCTCATCTCTGTGA